In Acidobacteriota bacterium, a genomic segment contains:
- a CDS encoding M36 family metallopeptidase yields the protein MRKTWFALFLVALIAPSITKLNASSADSGATAELAVSPWQAAIIGLPDYDVRRELAEIQALSSSGPSSDGAVVQARRDAIEDFRASLSPESRDSLRYEINEAGVPKALFNLSEPLSGPSSGSGDQIARGFLRRHSVLFGLTGGDVRRLTLESEDHDQGITFLHYRQTINGVAVFQGQVQVVVGAAGEILSVMEGMVIPDGKVDTTPALPEKDALAEAFTYSGRKAPAELETVTARATPGERATYRNPLGSGFDDIMSDLRVMRVGDRGVLAWHSYLEAGSSEWYEICVDANTGALLFRYNLYADVAQGTVATRDPIATPRTLESFVGNTTINTAAGWMGTSTVTTGNNVEAYLDTDANNVADPNNTTGLSNGHASSATQNFTFPFTLGVDPRTQRPAVVTNLFYFCNVMHDFTYGLGFTETARNFQTNNFGRGGVGNDSVRAEAQDGSGTNNANFATPPEGSRPRMQQFLFTQGTTSLADDRDSSQDGDVVFHEYGHGVSNRLVGGGSTACLGGTQAGAMGEGWSDYWAITFYNDGRVGEYCTNNTTNGIRRAAYTVPANPIHDSYADVGNQGFQVHRDGEVWAATLWDLRTTLGAAIADRLVLEGMKFTPCSPSFLNARDGILQADQAINGNANRCTIWTVFARHGMGVSATGNNGTTHNAATDVPGDCGGGTVVFFDNFETSLGWVTNASGTDTATSGQWERGNPEDTNSAGPKQLGTTISGVNDLVTARLAGASAGVNDVDGGTTSIQSPLIALPSTGTLTLSFSFYLAHGTNATSADFLRVSIVGTTTTQVFQRLGAAVNLNGAWASTSVSLNTFAGQTVRIRIEAADASTASLVEAGIDDVRVTQQ from the coding sequence ATGCGTAAGACATGGTTTGCATTGTTCCTGGTTGCCCTGATCGCACCGTCGATCACTAAACTCAACGCTTCAAGCGCCGATTCCGGCGCAACCGCGGAGCTCGCCGTCAGTCCCTGGCAAGCCGCCATTATCGGGTTGCCGGATTACGACGTACGCCGCGAGCTTGCGGAGATTCAAGCGCTTTCAAGCTCGGGACCGTCGTCCGATGGCGCAGTTGTCCAGGCGCGAAGGGATGCGATTGAAGACTTTCGCGCATCTCTTTCACCGGAAAGCCGCGACAGTCTGCGATATGAAATCAACGAAGCGGGCGTGCCGAAGGCGCTCTTCAATCTCTCCGAACCGTTGTCCGGGCCATCAAGCGGATCCGGCGATCAGATTGCCCGAGGTTTTCTTAGACGGCACAGCGTTCTTTTCGGGCTCACGGGCGGGGACGTTCGCCGCCTTACGCTCGAAAGCGAAGACCATGATCAGGGCATTACCTTCCTGCATTACCGGCAGACGATAAACGGTGTGGCGGTGTTTCAGGGACAGGTTCAGGTCGTTGTCGGGGCCGCCGGAGAAATACTATCCGTGATGGAGGGCATGGTTATTCCGGATGGCAAGGTCGATACAACGCCGGCGTTGCCGGAGAAAGACGCCCTCGCCGAGGCGTTCACGTATTCAGGCCGCAAAGCCCCGGCTGAGCTCGAGACTGTGACAGCCCGTGCCACCCCCGGAGAGCGCGCGACATATCGAAACCCGCTCGGCTCGGGCTTTGACGACATAATGTCAGACCTGCGAGTCATGCGCGTGGGTGACCGGGGAGTACTTGCCTGGCACTCTTATCTTGAGGCGGGCTCGAGCGAGTGGTACGAGATATGTGTGGACGCAAACACCGGTGCGCTGCTGTTTCGCTACAACCTCTATGCTGATGTGGCGCAAGGAACGGTGGCCACGCGCGACCCAATAGCTACGCCGCGCACGCTCGAATCTTTCGTAGGCAACACGACGATAAACACGGCGGCGGGATGGATGGGTACCTCGACCGTCACGACGGGCAACAACGTTGAGGCCTACCTGGATACCGACGCGAACAACGTTGCCGATCCCAACAACACGACCGGGTTGTCTAACGGACACGCTTCTTCCGCTACGCAGAATTTCACGTTTCCGTTTACGCTGGGAGTTGACCCACGCACACAGAGGCCGGCAGTCGTGACGAACCTTTTCTACTTCTGCAACGTCATGCACGATTTCACGTACGGGCTCGGCTTTACAGAAACGGCGAGGAATTTCCAAACCAACAACTTCGGACGCGGCGGTGTGGGCAACGACTCCGTCAGGGCCGAAGCTCAGGACGGATCGGGTACAAACAACGCCAACTTTGCCACGCCTCCCGAGGGCAGCCGCCCGCGCATGCAGCAGTTCCTCTTTACGCAGGGCACAACCAGCCTGGCAGACGATCGCGACAGCTCGCAAGACGGGGACGTTGTGTTCCACGAGTATGGCCACGGTGTGTCCAATCGCCTGGTAGGCGGGGGTAGCACAGCTTGCCTCGGCGGAACGCAAGCAGGCGCCATGGGCGAGGGCTGGTCCGACTACTGGGCAATCACGTTCTATAACGACGGCCGCGTGGGTGAGTACTGCACCAACAACACAACTAACGGCATACGGCGCGCGGCCTACACCGTCCCGGCCAATCCGATCCACGACTCGTACGCAGACGTCGGGAACCAGGGATTTCAAGTGCATCGCGACGGAGAAGTCTGGGCGGCGACATTGTGGGACCTTCGCACCACGTTGGGCGCCGCGATAGCCGACCGGCTGGTGCTGGAAGGCATGAAGTTTACGCCTTGCAGCCCGTCGTTCCTGAACGCGCGCGATGGAATACTGCAAGCCGACCAGGCCATCAACGGCAACGCAAACAGGTGCACTATATGGACAGTCTTTGCCCGGCACGGTATGGGCGTGTCGGCAACCGGCAACAACGGCACCACTCACAACGCAGCAACCGATGTCCCGGGGGATTGCGGTGGCGGGACCGTTGTATTCTTCGATAACTTTGAGACCAGCCTCGGTTGGGTGACCAACGCCAGCGGAACCGATACCGCAACATCGGGGCAGTGGGAGCGCGGCAACCCCGAGGACACCAACTCCGCTGGGCCAAAGCAACTCGGCACAACCATTAGCGGTGTCAATGACCTGGTGACTGCGCGCCTCGCGGGCGCGTCGGCGGGAGTCAATGACGTAGACGGCGGGACGACGTCGATCCAGTCGCCCCTGATCGCTTTGCCTTCGACGGGCACTCTGACGTTGTCATTCAGCTTCTACCTCGCTCACGGAACTAACGCGACTAGCGCCGACTTCTTGCGAGTGAGCATCGTAGGAACGACTACGACTCAGGTGTTCCAGCGGCTCGGGGCGGCGGTGAATTTGAACGGCGCGTGGGCCTCGACCAGCGTCAGCCTCAACACCTTCGCCGGCCAGACCGTAAGAATCCGGATCGAGGCTGCTGATGCTTCAACGGCTAGCCTCGTTGAGGCAGGCATCGACGACGTGAGGGTGACTCAGCAGTAG
- a CDS encoding DUF433 domain-containing protein, producing the protein MNYEEYITIEPGKRGGKPCIRGLRITVYDVLDYLASGMTEHEILDDFPDLTLEDIKACLAFAADRERRLVTIPA; encoded by the coding sequence ATGAATTACGAAGAATATATTACAATCGAGCCCGGCAAACGCGGAGGCAAGCCGTGTATCCGGGGTCTTCGTATCACGGTCTATGACGTTCTCGATTACCTCGCCTCGGGGATGACAGAACATGAAATACTGGATGATTTTCCCGATCTCACGCTTGAGGACATCAAAGCGTGCTTAGCGTTTGCTGCCGATCGAGAGCGCAGACTCGTGACTATCCCGGCGTGA
- a CDS encoding HNH endonuclease → MSERQRLPVPRADQVEVFFRDRWLCSWCRRPTVFPLAFKLLSETVNSKLPGVPIAMWNNNWRRDKAPLLDELGACIDHEEAFSTGGAHDISNFKTSCGRCNTRKNARSADEYLKVSNPWTVKGKHGEPEHWDGLASLFVLLARQAERPLTAAEKDWLRAFEAHYAELGVR, encoded by the coding sequence ATGTCAGAGAGGCAGCGGCTTCCCGTCCCAAGGGCCGATCAAGTCGAGGTCTTCTTCCGGGATCGCTGGCTGTGCTCCTGGTGCCGCCGACCGACGGTTTTTCCGCTGGCGTTCAAGCTTCTGTCGGAGACTGTGAACTCGAAGCTGCCCGGTGTGCCGATCGCGATGTGGAACAACAACTGGCGACGCGACAAGGCCCCGCTTCTCGACGAGCTTGGTGCGTGCATCGATCACGAGGAGGCATTCTCCACCGGCGGCGCGCACGACATCAGTAACTTCAAAACCTCTTGTGGCCGCTGCAACACACGCAAGAACGCCCGTTCGGCGGACGAGTATCTCAAGGTCAGCAATCCTTGGACAGTCAAGGGCAAGCATGGTGAGCCGGAGCATTGGGATGGCCTCGCCTCGCTGTTCGTTCTGTTGGCGCGACAAGCGGAGCGTCCTCTGACAGCGGCGGAGAAGGACTGGCTGCGTGCATTCGAGGCGCACTACGCTGAGCTGGGTGTTCGCTAA
- a CDS encoding DUF977 family protein → MEYASLESFIEENKDLYYAALRKTQRTLKQAKPDWETWLVFFLRCLKKQKDNLAEKLERERIAAPTLPPLSLTILKLLREHERLTISDLERLTGANKNTLKVRLRELTQDGQIAKHGQARATRYTLI, encoded by the coding sequence GTGGAATACGCTTCGCTCGAGAGCTTCATCGAAGAGAACAAGGACCTCTACTACGCGGCGCTGCGCAAGACTCAGAGGACACTCAAACAGGCAAAGCCCGATTGGGAAACTTGGCTAGTCTTCTTCCTGCGCTGTCTGAAAAAACAGAAAGACAATCTGGCTGAGAAGCTGGAACGCGAGCGCATCGCGGCGCCGACACTGCCACCGTTGTCGTTGACGATCTTGAAGCTGTTAAGGGAACACGAACGACTGACGATTTCAGATTTAGAGCGGCTTACTGGCGCGAACAAGAACACCCTCAAGGTGCGCTTGCGAGAATTGACTCAGGACGGGCAGATTGCTAAGCATGGCCAGGCGCGGGCGACGAGGTATACGCTAATATGA
- a CDS encoding PDZ domain-containing protein: MKSRTSTFLCTLAILFTIFHTALAQKREAFQIDYTVSIASVEGQLFHVTADVKNINEPRIELSLPTWTPGWYTVENYLKNVLRFKVTDAKANRLEPQMIRKQTWRIETRGLDSIKVEFDYRANVLALNQAKITNDFAFFTGTELFLEAARHRSSPSTVRFELPPDWKIISALKETSDPMTFSAPDYDTLVDCPTEMGKFDLTTFQVEGKSHYLVTTPVGALAKDRADRFAEMLTKVANAQSSIFGGLPYEKYVYFYFFLRPESNAGGALEHLNSFVAFAFGPIPEAMIGTASHEFFHAWNVKRIRPAEMWPYDYSRENETPLLWVSEGFTNYYGSIALYRAGLRNREQFLQSVEGAINGVESNEARSHISPANSSVSTWVGYDTPVAFGISYYTQGQNLGALLDLSILHDTRGAAGLDDVMRALYREFYQKGKGFTTEDIIGVINRLSKRDYHEFFRRYVAGVEVPPYDTILGYAGYQAETASRKSPAIGVGLDRSSEGVRITRVVAGGQAAKAGLRVGDVVLSADGVDLRKDPQALISKLGERVGQAVKLSIKRGGEDLTRDVEVGTRSDTSYKIAELPNPSPDQVKIREAWLKVSK; this comes from the coding sequence ATGAAATCACGAACTTCCACATTTCTTTGCACTCTCGCAATACTCTTTACGATTTTTCATACGGCGCTGGCTCAAAAGCGCGAGGCGTTTCAAATCGACTACACCGTCTCGATTGCAAGCGTCGAAGGCCAGCTCTTCCACGTCACCGCCGACGTGAAGAACATCAATGAGCCTCGTATCGAGCTCTCGCTCCCGACATGGACGCCGGGCTGGTACACCGTCGAGAATTACCTCAAGAACGTTCTGCGCTTCAAGGTCACCGACGCAAAGGCCAATCGGCTCGAACCTCAGATGATTCGCAAGCAGACGTGGCGAATCGAAACCAGGGGCCTCGATTCGATCAAAGTCGAGTTCGACTATCGAGCTAACGTGCTCGCTTTGAATCAGGCGAAGATCACAAACGACTTCGCGTTCTTCACCGGGACCGAGTTGTTCCTCGAAGCCGCCAGACACCGGTCCAGTCCCAGCACCGTCCGCTTCGAACTACCGCCGGACTGGAAGATTATCTCCGCGCTCAAGGAGACATCCGACCCGATGACTTTCAGCGCGCCCGACTACGATACGCTGGTTGACTGTCCGACGGAGATGGGCAAGTTCGATCTCACCACGTTCCAGGTCGAAGGGAAGTCTCACTATCTGGTGACCACCCCGGTAGGCGCGCTCGCGAAGGACAGGGCCGACAGGTTCGCCGAGATGCTCACCAAAGTCGCCAACGCTCAGAGCTCGATCTTCGGCGGCCTGCCTTATGAGAAGTACGTGTACTTCTATTTCTTCTTGCGGCCGGAATCAAACGCCGGCGGCGCGCTCGAGCATTTGAACTCCTTCGTTGCGTTCGCGTTCGGCCCGATACCCGAAGCCATGATTGGCACTGCTTCGCACGAGTTCTTCCACGCCTGGAACGTCAAGCGTATCCGGCCCGCCGAGATGTGGCCTTACGATTACTCTCGCGAGAACGAAACGCCGCTGCTCTGGGTCTCCGAAGGCTTCACCAACTATTACGGCAGCATCGCGCTCTACCGGGCCGGGTTGCGCAATCGCGAGCAGTTCCTGCAAAGCGTCGAAGGCGCAATCAACGGCGTCGAAAGCAACGAGGCTCGCTCGCACATCTCGCCGGCTAACTCTTCCGTCTCGACGTGGGTAGGTTATGACACGCCGGTGGCGTTTGGAATTTCGTACTACACGCAAGGCCAGAACCTCGGTGCGCTGCTCGACCTCTCGATACTTCACGACACCCGTGGCGCGGCGGGTCTTGACGACGTAATGCGCGCGCTGTATCGAGAGTTCTATCAAAAGGGCAAGGGATTCACGACCGAGGATATCATCGGGGTCATCAACCGCTTGTCGAAGCGCGACTATCACGAGTTCTTCCGCAGGTATGTTGCCGGAGTCGAGGTACCGCCCTACGACACGATTCTCGGTTACGCCGGCTATCAAGCCGAAACGGCTTCGCGCAAGAGTCCGGCCATTGGAGTGGGACTTGATCGAAGCAGTGAAGGCGTGCGGATCACACGCGTCGTCGCAGGCGGCCAGGCTGCAAAAGCCGGCTTGCGGGTCGGAGATGTTGTTTTAAGCGCAGACGGCGTAGACCTGCGTAAAGACCCTCAGGCCCTGATTTCAAAGTTAGGCGAAAGAGTCGGCCAGGCAGTTAAACTATCGATCAAGCGCGGAGGTGAAGATCTCACGCGCGATGTAGAGGTCGGCACGCGCAGCGACACCAGCTACAAGATAGCCGAGCTGCCCAACCCATCGCCCGACCAGGTGAAGATTCGAGAAGCGTGGCTGAAAGTCAGCAAGTAA
- a CDS encoding Gfo/Idh/MocA family oxidoreductase: protein MLRVAVVGAGVFGREHARVYSEVEGSHLAAVCDVDESHGRPVAERFGASFLSDYRELIGKVDAVSVAVPTESHHAIVCELLQARIAVLVEKPIARTVDEADQIIEAARRSGAVLQVGHLERFNPAVTAAAQILTRPRFFEAHRLSIFTPRSLDIDVVMDLMIHDIDVLLAFAGSEVSEVRAAGVPILTPRIDIANARIEFANGSVANLTASRVSAERVRKLRFFQPGEYVSIDYAVQEAAVVAVKPRPGGRPEFESRLLPVERAEPLRLEIESFLAAVEGSPVKVTGEDGRRALALAVDVTDKIREHAEKAGVLFAG, encoded by the coding sequence ATGCTCAGAGTTGCCGTCGTCGGGGCGGGAGTCTTCGGCCGTGAGCACGCGCGAGTCTATTCCGAAGTCGAGGGCTCGCACCTCGCCGCGGTCTGCGACGTCGATGAATCGCACGGACGTCCTGTGGCCGAACGCTTCGGCGCATCGTTTCTCTCAGACTATCGCGAGCTCATCGGAAAGGTAGACGCGGTGAGCGTGGCCGTGCCGACAGAGTCTCATCATGCGATCGTTTGTGAGCTTCTCCAGGCCCGAATAGCGGTGCTGGTCGAGAAGCCCATCGCTCGTACGGTCGATGAAGCCGATCAAATCATCGAAGCGGCCAGGCGCAGCGGAGCAGTCCTGCAGGTCGGTCACCTTGAACGATTCAACCCGGCAGTCACCGCCGCCGCTCAGATACTCACTCGGCCGCGATTCTTCGAAGCGCATCGCCTTAGCATATTCACGCCGCGCAGCCTGGACATCGACGTGGTAATGGATTTGATGATCCACGACATCGACGTTCTGCTGGCATTCGCCGGCAGTGAAGTGTCCGAAGTCCGCGCGGCCGGCGTTCCGATCCTGACGCCGCGGATAGACATTGCGAATGCGCGCATAGAATTCGCCAACGGCAGCGTCGCGAACTTGACTGCGAGCCGCGTTTCAGCAGAGCGGGTGCGCAAGCTCAGGTTCTTCCAGCCGGGCGAGTACGTCTCGATCGACTATGCCGTCCAGGAGGCCGCGGTTGTCGCCGTGAAACCACGCCCCGGGGGACGGCCCGAGTTCGAGAGCCGGTTGCTTCCTGTCGAGCGCGCGGAACCGCTTCGCCTCGAGATCGAATCGTTTCTCGCCGCCGTTGAAGGCTCACCTGTGAAAGTGACCGGCGAGGACGGCCGCCGAGCCCTGGCGCTGGCGGTCGATGTTACGGATAAGATTCGCGAGCACGCCGAGAAAGCAGGAGTCCTGTTCGCGGGTTGA
- a CDS encoding glycosyltransferase family 39 protein: MEPQPSAKQRPFALIAVLAASAFAFFFGLGRLGFLGPDEPRYAEVAREMFAGGDYISTRLCGCLWFEKPALLYWLSATGYRLFGVNELAARLPSALAALATVALLYAALRRLALPRLAPAASLVLATSGIFIAYARVATPDMILAATMSAALLAALLFTKASGRARSIYWMLSCLFMGLAVLAKGLVGVVLVLAILAVYFWVAGQLRSVRWRDCLVGLVVFLAVAGTWYVPVTMRHGWSFIEEFFIRHHFERYTTNEFGHPQPFYFFLLVALAGTAPWAFMLVPAAGRLRSLRPRNDNRDSLLTLAWVWVAVPLVFFSVSESKLPGYILPIFPALAVIIGAEVERVWQGDRSRALRAALWMTALALAGIGFAFVIYLHREPIETGGWQAVLAGLPLAMALASAVALAMHKSRAFITGAAGVVVSLILASVILLVPGLGNEVSLKSLSLEAAAALRPREKIGFYLKKEFAPVFYAEGRVLCDHRRGTTFYALHQGMVADALESEPSLILITDSKWREGLEKDSRFTTEFIASQGESLALRVALKKQQN; this comes from the coding sequence GTGGAACCACAACCCTCTGCCAAGCAGCGGCCATTTGCGCTCATAGCCGTGCTGGCAGCTTCAGCATTCGCGTTCTTCTTCGGGTTAGGACGGCTCGGGTTTCTTGGACCCGATGAGCCGCGCTACGCAGAAGTGGCTCGCGAGATGTTTGCCGGCGGCGACTACATATCGACCAGGCTATGCGGGTGTTTGTGGTTTGAAAAGCCCGCGTTGCTCTACTGGTTGTCGGCAACCGGTTATCGTTTGTTCGGCGTGAACGAACTGGCCGCGCGACTGCCGTCGGCCCTTGCGGCGTTGGCAACCGTTGCTCTTCTGTACGCGGCGCTGCGTCGCTTGGCGTTGCCTCGCCTCGCTCCGGCTGCATCGCTGGTGTTAGCGACGAGCGGCATCTTCATAGCGTACGCGCGGGTTGCCACGCCTGACATGATTCTCGCCGCGACGATGTCTGCGGCGTTGCTCGCGGCTCTGCTCTTCACAAAGGCGAGCGGTCGAGCGCGGTCGATCTACTGGATGCTTTCCTGCCTGTTTATGGGATTGGCGGTGCTGGCGAAAGGACTCGTCGGCGTCGTTCTGGTTCTTGCGATACTTGCCGTGTACTTCTGGGTGGCCGGACAGCTAAGGTCGGTGAGATGGCGCGATTGCCTGGTTGGGCTTGTAGTGTTTCTCGCGGTTGCGGGAACCTGGTACGTTCCGGTCACAATGCGGCATGGCTGGTCTTTCATCGAAGAGTTCTTCATCAGGCATCACTTCGAACGCTACACGACGAACGAATTCGGCCATCCGCAACCGTTCTACTTTTTCTTGTTGGTAGCGCTCGCCGGAACCGCGCCGTGGGCATTCATGCTAGTGCCCGCGGCGGGGCGACTGCGATCGCTCAGGCCGAGGAATGACAATCGAGACTCGCTACTGACTCTGGCGTGGGTATGGGTCGCCGTGCCGCTGGTGTTCTTTTCCGTGTCAGAGTCGAAGCTTCCCGGATACATCTTGCCGATCTTCCCTGCGCTGGCTGTGATCATCGGCGCTGAAGTCGAACGCGTTTGGCAGGGCGATCGAAGCCGAGCTCTGAGAGCCGCGCTGTGGATGACTGCTCTCGCTTTGGCCGGCATAGGTTTCGCCTTTGTGATCTACCTGCATCGCGAACCGATCGAGACCGGCGGGTGGCAGGCGGTGCTTGCGGGGTTGCCTCTGGCGATGGCGCTGGCGTCAGCCGTAGCGCTTGCGATGCATAAGAGCCGCGCCTTCATTACGGGCGCGGCGGGAGTAGTGGTGAGCTTGATCCTCGCGTCTGTGATCCTGCTGGTTCCCGGGCTGGGCAACGAGGTTAGCCTGAAGTCGCTTTCACTCGAGGCGGCGGCAGCTCTGAGGCCACGCGAGAAGATCGGGTTCTATCTTAAGAAGGAGTTCGCACCTGTTTTCTACGCCGAAGGCCGCGTTCTTTGCGATCATAGGAGAGGAACGACGTTTTACGCGTTGCATCAAGGCATGGTGGCGGATGCACTCGAGTCGGAGCCGAGTCTGATCTTGATCACTGATTCGAAATGGCGGGAGGGTCTGGAAAAGGATTCCAGGTTTACGACCGAGTTCATCGCCTCGCAAGGCGAGTCTCTCGCGTTAAGAGTCGCGCTGAAAAAACAACAGAACTAA
- a CDS encoding alpha/beta fold hydrolase, with protein sequence MIISKNTRLMLKRVLWVFIPAVLVFAVGVVALDFYFIHRMTHPPHTELYGSPRDFQLILQKPMWFEEKWKNSDSTQTVGWLLSRGKPAPSIILSHGYGSNRSELLTLAFELWKAGYNVVVYDLRGHGESPVNWSGLGTYEKDDLLSAIKFLRGRTNETGQELLDGRVGLYGVDVGGYISLIASTQDPMIKAVAVDSVYPDVSHFMSYQLKTIVGSDSDAANRLVDSRWTSQLTKLAMQLYLMRREDSAPAVDSVATASGRKFLFITGKNSGGLAGMTRDLHNATKDPKQIVEVEQSRLVRLYDKASSEYDARVVAFFKEAIPPTPDKPGQLARAR encoded by the coding sequence ATGATAATCTCAAAGAATACCCGTCTCATGCTCAAGCGTGTCCTGTGGGTCTTTATCCCTGCCGTGTTGGTTTTCGCAGTCGGCGTCGTCGCGCTTGATTTTTATTTCATCCATCGTATGACTCACCCGCCCCACACCGAGCTTTACGGCTCGCCGCGCGACTTTCAACTGATATTGCAGAAGCCAATGTGGTTCGAAGAGAAATGGAAAAACTCGGACTCGACTCAAACGGTCGGCTGGTTACTAAGCCGTGGCAAACCCGCGCCTTCGATTATCCTGAGCCACGGCTACGGGTCGAACCGTTCCGAGTTGCTGACGCTTGCGTTCGAGCTGTGGAAGGCCGGCTATAACGTGGTGGTCTACGATCTGCGAGGACACGGCGAGAGCCCGGTGAACTGGTCCGGACTGGGCACGTATGAGAAGGACGACTTGCTATCGGCAATCAAGTTTCTTAGAGGCCGGACAAATGAGACCGGACAGGAGCTTCTCGACGGGCGTGTAGGTTTGTATGGCGTTGACGTCGGCGGCTACATCTCGCTCATCGCTTCAACACAAGATCCGATGATCAAGGCAGTGGCGGTCGATTCGGTGTATCCAGATGTTTCTCACTTCATGAGTTATCAGCTAAAGACGATTGTCGGCAGCGACAGCGACGCCGCGAACCGCCTCGTCGATTCTCGTTGGACCAGTCAACTCACCAAGCTTGCGATGCAGCTTTACCTGATGAGACGTGAGGACTCGGCGCCCGCCGTTGATTCGGTAGCCACAGCATCGGGGCGCAAGTTCCTTTTCATAACCGGCAAGAATAGCGGCGGCCTCGCAGGCATGACGCGCGACTTGCACAACGCCACCAAGGACCCAAAGCAGATTGTGGAAGTCGAGCAATCGCGCCTCGTTCGGCTTTATGACAAAGCATCATCGGAGTACGACGCTCGCGTCGTGGCGTTCTTCAAGGAAGCCATTCCGCCAACGCCAGACAAGCCCGGTCAGTTGGCCCGGGCAAGGTAA
- the ruvA gene encoding Holliday junction branch migration protein RuvA encodes MIAQLSGKIIHKQPNAVIIDVGGVGYDVTIPVSTFYELGEPGTDVSLKIHTHVREDVIQLFGFWTGREKELFLKLTSVSGVGPKLAITMLSGMPAGELIGAITSNEFVRLTSIPGVGRKTAERVVVELRDKLAVISLEAREAERAASRDLPPGEAAVRDDTAAALMALGYPKAIAERAVSFAIREEGERTIEAVLKRALRRLSS; translated from the coding sequence TTGATCGCGCAATTGTCCGGCAAGATCATCCATAAACAACCTAATGCGGTTATTATCGATGTCGGAGGCGTCGGCTATGACGTCACGATTCCCGTTTCGACGTTTTATGAACTCGGTGAACCCGGCACGGACGTGTCTCTCAAGATTCACACCCACGTACGCGAAGACGTGATCCAGTTGTTCGGTTTTTGGACGGGCCGGGAGAAGGAGCTATTCTTGAAGCTCACCAGCGTCAGCGGCGTCGGTCCCAAGCTCGCCATAACGATGCTCTCCGGCATGCCCGCCGGGGAGTTGATCGGCGCCATAACCAGCAATGAATTCGTCAGGCTCACCTCGATACCGGGTGTTGGCCGCAAAACCGCCGAGCGGGTGGTCGTCGAGCTGCGCGATAAGCTGGCGGTAATCTCACTCGAGGCGCGCGAGGCCGAGCGTGCCGCTTCGCGCGACTTGCCGCCGGGCGAGGCGGCCGTTAGGGACGATACAGCCGCGGCGCTCATGGCGTTGGGCTATCCAAAGGCGATTGCAGAACGAGCTGTTTCATTCGCGATTCGTGAAGAAGGTGAGCGGACCATTGAGGCTGTATTGAAGCGCGCGCTCCGGCGGCTTTCGAGTTAG
- a CDS encoding TlpA disulfide reductase family protein, whose translation MKPFLFLVVAIALAAPALSMQGEQAKEAAPASSGDELKALPAINLQDFDGKAISSDRFKGDIIVLDFWATWCVPCIAEIPTLNRLQEKYGAKGVKVVGVTMASGEAKEVKPFVGRNKMKYTVLMGDDDQVYDLNVVAFPTTYLVTRDMKVFRRYIGAGPRKAAEIEADIQKLLSNELNGSRQ comes from the coding sequence ATGAAACCATTTCTATTTCTCGTAGTCGCTATCGCGCTCGCGGCGCCCGCGTTGTCTATGCAGGGCGAACAAGCCAAAGAAGCGGCGCCCGCTTCGTCAGGCGATGAACTGAAGGCGCTGCCGGCGATCAATCTTCAGGACTTCGATGGCAAAGCGATATCGTCGGATCGGTTCAAGGGCGACATCATAGTGCTGGACTTCTGGGCTACCTGGTGCGTACCCTGCATCGCGGAAATACCGACCCTTAACCGGCTACAGGAGAAGTACGGCGCTAAGGGTGTCAAGGTTGTAGGCGTGACAATGGCATCGGGCGAGGCGAAAGAGGTGAAGCCATTCGTCGGGCGCAACAAGATGAAGTACACCGTGCTGATGGGCGATGACGACCAGGTCTACGATCTAAACGTGGTAGCTTTTCCCACCACCTATCTCGTCACCCGGGACATGAAAGTGTTTCGCAGATACATCGGCGCGGGGCCAAGAAAAGCGGCGGAGATTGAAGCAGACATTCAGAAGCTGTTAAGCAACGAACTGAACGGCTCCAGACAGTAG
- a CDS encoding helix-turn-helix domain-containing protein, which translates to MKSRLEALVTEMVERGILFEDAVAEFEKYFILSVLKRTKGNLSKTAEELRIHRNTLSKRVEKYYQNGHMVGARHRRPRAQKAAAAKSKG; encoded by the coding sequence ATGAAGAGCAGGCTCGAAGCCCTCGTGACGGAAATGGTGGAGCGAGGAATTCTATTTGAAGATGCGGTGGCGGAATTCGAAAAGTATTTCATACTCTCGGTACTCAAACGAACCAAAGGGAATCTATCAAAAACCGCAGAGGAGCTTCGCATCCATCGCAATACGCTTTCAAAGCGAGTCGAGAAGTATTACCAGAATGGCCATATGGTGGGAGCACGGCATCGGCGGCCTCGCGCTCAGAAGGCGGCAGCGGCGAAAAGTAAGGGTTAG